The Sulfitobacter donghicola DSW-25 = KCTC 12864 = JCM 14565 genome has a segment encoding these proteins:
- the tuf gene encoding elongation factor Tu, which translates to MAKEKFERTKPHVNIGTIGHVDHGKTTLTAAITKYFGDFKAYDQIDGAPEEKARGITISTAHVEYETADRHYAHVDCPGHADYVKNMITGAAQMDGAILVVNAADGPMPQTREHILLGRQVGIPYMVVFMNKVDQVDDEELLELVEMEIRELLSSYEYPGDDIPVIAGSALAAMEGNNPEIGEEAIKKLMAAVDEYIPTPARAVDQPFLMPVEDVFSISGRGTVVTGRVERGVINVGDSIEIVGIRDTTTTTCTGVEMFRKLLDSGEAGDNIGALLRGVDRDGVERGQVLCKPGSVNPHTKFEAEAYILTKEEGGRHTPFFANYRPQFYFRTTDVTGTVQLPEGTEMVMPGDNLKFDVELIAPIAMEQGLRFAIREGGRTVGAGVVSKITE; encoded by the coding sequence ATGGCAAAGGAAAAGTTTGAACGTACCAAACCACACGTCAACATCGGCACAATTGGCCACGTTGACCACGGTAAGACGACACTGACAGCAGCGATCACCAAGTATTTTGGTGACTTCAAAGCGTACGACCAGATTGATGGCGCGCCAGAAGAAAAAGCACGTGGTATCACGATCTCTACAGCGCACGTTGAGTATGAAACAGCAGACCGCCACTATGCGCACGTTGATTGCCCAGGTCACGCTGACTATGTGAAAAACATGATCACTGGTGCTGCGCAGATGGACGGCGCGATCCTGGTTGTGAACGCGGCCGATGGCCCAATGCCACAGACACGTGAGCACATCCTTTTGGGCCGCCAGGTTGGCATCCCATACATGGTTGTTTTCATGAACAAAGTTGACCAGGTAGACGACGAAGAGCTGCTGGAACTGGTTGAAATGGAAATCCGTGAACTGCTGTCCTCTTACGAGTACCCAGGCGACGACATTCCAGTAATCGCAGGTTCCGCTTTGGCGGCGATGGAAGGTAACAACCCAGAAATCGGCGAAGAAGCGATCAAGAAATTGATGGCGGCTGTTGATGAGTACATCCCAACACCTGCACGTGCTGTTGACCAGCCGTTCCTGATGCCGGTTGAGGACGTGTTCTCGATCTCTGGCCGTGGTACAGTTGTTACAGGCCGTGTTGAGCGTGGCGTAATCAATGTTGGCGACAGCATCGAAATCGTTGGTATCCGTGACACCACAACAACGACCTGCACAGGCGTTGAAATGTTCCGCAAGCTGCTGGACAGCGGTGAAGCGGGCGACAACATCGGCGCATTGCTGCGCGGCGTTGACCGTGACGGTGTTGAGCGTGGCCAGGTTCTTTGTAAGCCAGGTTCGGTTAACCCACACACGAAGTTCGAAGCAGAAGCCTATATTCTGACCAAAGAAGAAGGCGGTCGTCACACCCCATTCTTCGCGAACTACCGTCCACAGTTCTACTTCCGTACAACAGACGTTACGGGCACAGTTCAGCTGCCAGAAGGCACTGAAATGGTTATGCCTGGTGACAACCTGAAGTTCGACGTTGAACTGATCGCGCCAATCGCGATGGAGCAGGGCCTGCGCTTTGCGATCCGCGAAGGTGGCCGTACCGTTGGTGCGGGCGTTGTATCCAAAATCACTGAGTAA
- a CDS encoding 50S ribosomal protein L23 has product MSAKPEHYDVIRKPIITEKATMASENNAVVFEVAIDSNKPMIKEAVEALFGVKVKAVNTTITKGKVKRFRGQLGTRKDVKKAYVTLEEGNTIDVSTGL; this is encoded by the coding sequence ATGAGCGCGAAGCCAGAACATTACGACGTGATCCGCAAGCCGATCATCACCGAAAAAGCGACAATGGCATCTGAGAACAATGCCGTCGTTTTCGAAGTGGCGATCGACAGCAACAAGCCAATGATCAAAGAAGCTGTTGAAGCTCTCTTTGGTGTAAAAGTGAAGGCCGTGAACACGACCATCACCAAAGGTAAAGTAAAGCGCTTCCGCGGTCAGCTGGGCACACGTAAAGACGTGAAAAAAGCCTATGTGACGCTGGAAGAAGGCAACACGATCGACGTATCCACTGGTCTGTAA
- the rpsJ gene encoding 30S ribosomal protein S10: protein MAASQNIRIRLKAFDYRVLDASTQEIVNTAKRTGASVRGPIPLPNKIEKFTVLRGPHVDKKSRDQFEIRTHKRMLDIVDPTPQTVDALMKLDLAAGVDVEIKLQS, encoded by the coding sequence ATGGCTGCTAGCCAAAACATCCGCATTCGCCTCAAGGCGTTTGACTATCGGGTGCTTGATGCCTCCACACAGGAAATCGTCAACACCGCAAAGCGCACAGGCGCTTCTGTTCGCGGCCCAATTCCGCTGCCGAACAAAATCGAAAAATTCACCGTTCTACGTGGTCCACACGTTGACAAAAAATCCCGTGACCAGTTCGAGATCCGCACGCACAAGCGCATGCTGGATATCGTTGATCCGACTCCCCAGACCGTTGACGCGCTGATGAAGCTCGACCTCGCCGCTGGTGTTGATGTCGAGATCAAGCTGCAGTCATAA
- the rplC gene encoding 50S ribosomal protein L3 has product MLRSGVIAKKMGMTRLFMEDGKQIPVTVLQLDNLQVVAQRTIEKDGYVAVQLGAGTAKAKRTSKAMRGHFAAAKVEPKRKVAEFRVDADAMIAVGEEIVADHYFAGQYVDVAGTSIGKGFAGAMKRHNFGGLRATHGVSISHRSHGSTGQCQDPGKVFKGKKMAGHMGAARVTTMNLQVVKTDTARGLIMVKGAVPGSKGGWVTVKDAVKKPFPENAVVPAALKSAAAPAAEAPAETPAEGGEA; this is encoded by the coding sequence ATGTTGCGCTCAGGCGTTATTGCAAAAAAGATGGGCATGACCCGTCTGTTCATGGAAGACGGCAAGCAGATCCCTGTAACCGTTCTTCAGCTCGATAACCTTCAGGTTGTTGCACAGCGTACAATCGAAAAGGACGGCTATGTTGCTGTTCAGCTCGGTGCTGGCACAGCAAAAGCAAAGCGTACATCCAAAGCGATGCGCGGCCACTTTGCTGCTGCAAAGGTTGAACCAAAGCGCAAAGTTGCAGAATTCCGCGTTGACGCGGATGCGATGATTGCTGTTGGCGAAGAGATCGTTGCAGATCACTACTTCGCTGGTCAGTACGTTGACGTTGCAGGCACTTCTATCGGTAAAGGTTTTGCCGGTGCGATGAAGCGTCACAACTTTGGCGGTCTTCGCGCGACACACGGTGTTTCGATCTCTCACCGTTCGCACGGTTCCACAGGTCAGTGTCAGGATCCTGGTAAGGTTTTCAAAGGCAAGAAAATGGCCGGACACATGGGCGCAGCCCGCGTGACAACCATGAACCTGCAAGTTGTCAAAACTGACACCGCTCGCGGCTTGATCATGGTCAAAGGCGCTGTTCCAGGTTCCAAAGGTGGTTGGGTGACAGTTAAGGATGCGGTTAAGAAACCGTTCCCTGAAAACGCTGTTGTTCCTGCTGCTCTGAAATCCGCAGCTGCTCCTGCAGCTGAAGCACCCGCAGAAACACCTGCGGAAGGTGGTGAAGCATGA
- a CDS encoding fatty acid desaturase translates to MTKHFGNIDETADPTRARDWVKVLARYREPNTWRSFYELGVTIGPFVGLWALAWWALSISAWLTLAISLCNAAFLLRLFAIQHDCGHASFFKGRALSDWVGRVLGVLTLTPYDVWRRSHSIHHSGSGNLGRRGIGDIATLTVAEYKALSPYKQFRYRLYRHPVVLFGLGPGYLFFLQNRLPLGLTEKAKYWVSAMTTNAAIIAALVTIWYFGGLMPILLIFVPSTLLAATAGVWLFYVQHQFETTLWEADEDWDLHEAALQGSSHYVLPSVLQWLSANIGIHHVHHLYSRIPFYRLPEVLRDHGSLADMNRMTLRESFANARLHLWDEKSKRLLSFAEARAVPTT, encoded by the coding sequence ATGACCAAACATTTCGGTAACATCGACGAAACCGCCGATCCAACGCGCGCACGTGATTGGGTCAAAGTCCTCGCTCGCTATCGCGAGCCAAACACATGGCGGAGTTTTTACGAGCTCGGCGTAACCATAGGCCCATTTGTTGGCCTTTGGGCCTTGGCATGGTGGGCGCTTTCCATCAGCGCTTGGCTCACGCTGGCAATCTCTTTGTGCAATGCAGCGTTCCTATTGCGCCTCTTTGCTATTCAGCATGATTGCGGCCACGCATCCTTTTTCAAAGGGCGCGCCCTGAGCGATTGGGTTGGTCGCGTTTTGGGGGTGCTGACCCTTACGCCCTATGACGTTTGGCGCCGATCCCATTCAATCCACCATAGCGGATCAGGAAACCTAGGCCGTCGTGGAATTGGTGACATCGCCACGCTAACCGTCGCTGAATACAAGGCGCTCAGCCCCTACAAACAGTTCCGCTATCGCCTATATCGCCACCCCGTTGTTTTGTTTGGCTTGGGGCCAGGGTATCTGTTTTTCTTGCAGAACCGCTTGCCGTTGGGTCTGACTGAAAAAGCTAAATACTGGGTTAGCGCGATGACCACCAACGCCGCGATCATCGCCGCACTGGTTACGATCTGGTATTTTGGCGGGTTGATGCCGATCCTTTTGATCTTCGTACCCTCTACACTACTGGCCGCAACTGCGGGCGTCTGGCTGTTCTATGTGCAGCACCAGTTCGAAACCACACTTTGGGAAGCCGATGAAGACTGGGATCTGCACGAAGCCGCCCTGCAAGGCAGCTCACACTACGTGCTGCCCTCCGTGCTACAATGGTTAAGCGCGAATATCGGCATCCACCATGTTCACCACCTGTACAGCCGCATCCCCTTTTACCGCCTCCCAGAAGTCCTGCGTGACCATGGAAGCCTCGCGGATATGAACCGGATGACTCTGCGCGAAAGCTTTGCCAACGCGCGCCTGCACCTGTGGGATGAAAAGTCCAAGCGCCTGCTGTCTTTCGCAGAAGCGCGGGCCGTGCCGACAACTTAA
- a CDS encoding amidohydrolase family protein, whose translation MFRKFSLLSAAALSLCLSSGFVAAHEDHDHGDEDPNAPIGEAVHDLPLFDAHIHYKEPAWGPYPVEKVIRLMDNSGVAMGLVSSTPDEGTIELWKYAPNRIVPELRPYHGEANSSNWTHVHGMESYLNERLEKYPHQGIGEFHIRSRKMWDRVLFKSIINTAKERDLFLHVHSGAAPIRWLYGLDKDVKIIWAHAGLGEPPSTVYKTMKKYPNLVADTSLRELAILGRGDDLDPEWKKIVYDFQDRLMIGSDTWVNEQWDRYDNIMASNRAWLAKLPRSIAEKIAYRNAERYFGQDIHMGLIGKR comes from the coding sequence ATGTTTCGCAAGTTCTCTCTTCTTTCTGCCGCGGCATTGTCGCTTTGTCTGAGTTCTGGTTTCGTCGCAGCGCATGAGGATCATGACCACGGTGACGAAGACCCGAATGCGCCTATTGGCGAGGCGGTCCATGACCTCCCCCTGTTCGACGCCCATATTCACTACAAGGAGCCTGCATGGGGGCCATACCCCGTTGAAAAGGTGATCCGCCTGATGGACAACTCTGGTGTGGCGATGGGGCTTGTCTCTTCTACGCCGGACGAAGGCACGATCGAGCTGTGGAAATACGCGCCTAACCGCATCGTGCCCGAATTGCGCCCCTATCATGGGGAAGCGAACTCCTCCAATTGGACGCATGTGCACGGGATGGAGAGCTACCTCAATGAGCGGCTCGAGAAATACCCCCATCAAGGCATCGGAGAGTTCCACATCCGCAGCCGTAAAATGTGGGATCGGGTTCTGTTTAAAAGCATCATTAACACAGCCAAAGAGCGCGACCTGTTTCTTCATGTTCATTCCGGCGCCGCGCCCATTCGCTGGCTGTACGGTTTGGACAAAGACGTCAAAATCATCTGGGCCCATGCGGGTTTAGGAGAGCCGCCCAGCACGGTTTATAAGACCATGAAGAAATACCCAAATCTGGTTGCAGATACCTCTTTGCGAGAGCTGGCAATCCTTGGCCGCGGTGACGATCTGGACCCTGAATGGAAAAAGATCGTTTATGACTTTCAAGATCGTTTGATGATCGGCAGCGATACATGGGTGAACGAGCAATGGGACCGCTATGACAATATCATGGCCTCCAACCGCGCATGGCTTGCCAAACTGCCCCGCTCGATCGCTGAAAAAATCGCATATCGCAACGCTGAGCGGTATTTTGGACAAGATATCCATATGGGGCTGATCGGAAAACGTTGA
- the rplD gene encoding 50S ribosomal protein L4, with protein sequence MKLDVIKLDGGKAGSVDLDEALFGLEPRADILHRVVRWQRNNAQAGTHKVKTRREVSYSTKKIYRQKGTGGARHGARSAPIFRGGGIYKGPTPRSHGHELTKKFRKLGLRHALSAKAKAGALVIIDDAASDGKTSALAKQVSALGWKRALIIDGASVNENFLQAARNIDGLDILPTMGANVYDILKRDTLVITKAGIEALEARLK encoded by the coding sequence ATGAAACTAGACGTTATCAAACTAGACGGCGGTAAAGCCGGTTCGGTTGATCTGGACGAGGCCCTGTTCGGTCTTGAGCCACGTGCCGACATCCTGCACCGTGTTGTGCGCTGGCAGCGTAACAACGCGCAAGCGGGTACGCACAAGGTGAAAACACGCCGCGAAGTCAGCTATTCCACCAAAAAGATCTATCGCCAAAAAGGCACTGGTGGCGCACGCCACGGCGCCCGCTCGGCTCCGATCTTTCGTGGGGGCGGTATCTACAAGGGTCCAACACCTCGTAGCCACGGCCACGAGTTGACCAAGAAGTTCCGCAAATTGGGTCTGCGTCATGCACTCTCCGCAAAGGCAAAAGCCGGCGCGTTGGTCATCATCGACGATGCAGCATCCGACGGGAAAACATCCGCACTGGCCAAGCAGGTTTCTGCATTGGGTTGGAAGCGGGCGTTGATCATTGACGGTGCATCCGTGAATGAGAACTTCCTACAAGCCGCGCGCAACATTGACGGTCTGGATATCCTGCCAACAATGGGCGCAAACGTATACGACATCCTCAAGCGTGACACACTTGTGATCACCAAAGCGGGGATTGAAGCACTGGAGGCCCGTTTGAAATGA